A window of the Natronomonas salina genome harbors these coding sequences:
- a CDS encoding LLM class flavin-dependent oxidoreductase: MDLSIVDIAPVRSGETATDAYEDSVALARAAERLGYSRYWVAEHHGLADSIASTTPEVLIAHLAAKTDDIRVGSGTVLLNHYSPFKVAETFAALDALAPGRIDLGLGRATGMPAVDRALASGVPHQRGGDDHAAKIEETARHVYGAFPDDHPYSDIRIPRSPDGVPEVWVLGSSPSSAAIAAELGLPYAFAAFIRPTVARTALETYREEFQPSEFDEGLAEPHTMLAVNVACAETDHEAARLRASSEAAYQRMARGAFGPPPTVEEAVDELGGVPEPTPETLEPGEWPRAVSGSPETVGTLLETMTDDVGADEVIVQNLIEDPDDRIRSHELIAEAVGVAD, translated from the coding sequence ATGGACCTCTCTATCGTCGACATTGCACCGGTCAGGAGCGGGGAGACGGCGACGGACGCCTACGAGGACTCCGTCGCGCTCGCCCGGGCGGCCGAACGGCTCGGCTACTCGCGGTACTGGGTAGCAGAACACCACGGCCTCGCCGACTCGATCGCGAGCACCACCCCGGAGGTGCTGATCGCCCACCTCGCCGCGAAGACCGACGACATCCGCGTCGGTTCGGGGACGGTCCTGCTCAACCACTACAGCCCGTTCAAGGTCGCGGAGACGTTCGCCGCCCTCGACGCGCTCGCGCCGGGCCGCATCGACCTGGGCCTCGGGCGGGCGACGGGGATGCCCGCGGTCGACCGCGCGCTCGCCTCGGGCGTCCCCCACCAGCGCGGCGGCGACGACCACGCCGCGAAGATCGAGGAGACCGCCAGACACGTCTACGGGGCGTTCCCGGACGACCACCCCTACAGCGACATCCGCATCCCGCGCTCGCCGGACGGTGTCCCGGAGGTGTGGGTGCTCGGCTCCAGCCCCTCGAGCGCCGCCATCGCCGCCGAGCTGGGGCTCCCCTACGCCTTCGCGGCGTTCATCCGGCCGACGGTGGCCCGGACGGCCCTGGAGACCTACCGGGAGGAGTTCCAGCCCTCGGAGTTCGACGAGGGGCTCGCGGAACCGCACACCATGCTCGCGGTCAACGTCGCCTGCGCCGAGACCGACCACGAGGCGGCGCGGCTCCGGGCGTCGTCGGAGGCCGCCTACCAGCGGATGGCCCGCGGCGCCTTCGGCCCGCCGCCGACCGTCGAGGAGGCCGTCGACGAACTGGGCGGCGTCCCGGAGCCGACCCCCGAGACGCTCGAGCCCGGCGAGTGGCCGCGCGCCGTCTCGGGGAGCCCCGAGACGGTCGGGACGCTGCTCGAGACCATGACCGACGACGTCGGCGCCGACGAGGTGATCGTCCAGAACCTCATCGAGGACCCCGACGACCGGATCCGCTCGCACGAACTGATCGCCGAGGCCGTCGGCGTCGCCGACTGA
- a CDS encoding efflux RND transporter permease subunit, producing MSLSDRLSGAITAYSRPLIVIMLVLTVVVGSGAGMIEQTSSLDQFQSDTEESEKLTYVEENFSTGAENTTSAQLIVRGENVISQESSLDMLRLQQRFRDNTTINRTLVEDQPTVGVANLVATSAIVGEQQADLQATAAEFERLNATVREEGAALEQRRAELNATQRDLRASLDTLRENRSASPRAEFESVRANSSVELDEEQYATFNESARQVRAAENESQLEEAYQLGTQGVLADEYEALQQRSEELQAQQERLQELGSQLESQQAAMENATSPTLEEQIEAIESMNATEYEDARDDVLSEDAGQMSGLAFMPTHYEAGSPSANATMLVVTHQSEDGGGGQGGMASDEIVDAQLAMQSIANDAADAGGSDVIVFGGGIMGEEINNSMGDSLAIVGPLALLFVVVALLVAYRDVLDILLGLFGIAAVLVWTFGFMGWAGIDFNQMFIAVPVLLIGLSIDYAIHIFMRHREQRQESGAYGGDSSRGSMRVALVGVGVALVWVTATTAIGFLSNLTSPVPPIQDFGIVSAVGILVALLVFGTLVPALKIELDEFFENRGFDRKKRAFGTGGGRFSQLISVGGTAARRAPLVVLLLAVLVSLGGAYGATQVDTSFEQEDFIAEDPPGWTDNLPEPFRPGDYTMKENLEFVNQNFVREDSQAQILVEGNVTDPATLQRLADAEDAAADSDVVVTISGDEADVESPIRTMRDVADRNESFNATLAAADTDGDGVPDRNVEAVYDELYDVAPDEAANVVHRTDDGEYRAVRMVVSTKGSADSGDVTSEMRSIAAGIDGNGVEATATGQTILFDIVQKQLLDTVIESLLITLVAIFAFLMLAYRITEGSATLGVVTLLPVVFSVSWILGTMYLLGIPFNIMTGMITSLTVGLGVAYSIHISERYNIELRRTGSVWEAMSRTLTGTGGALLGSAATTVGGFGVLVFAILPPLQQFGLITGMTIIYAFLASVLVLPSMLVLWTKYLGPDASFDAPTPGTAPQAASDGGRESRDGER from the coding sequence GTGAGCCTCTCCGACCGCCTCTCGGGGGCCATCACCGCCTACAGCCGGCCCCTCATCGTGATCATGCTCGTGCTCACGGTCGTCGTGGGATCCGGCGCCGGGATGATCGAGCAGACCTCCTCGCTCGACCAGTTCCAGAGCGACACCGAGGAGTCCGAGAAGCTGACGTACGTCGAGGAGAACTTCTCGACGGGCGCCGAGAACACGACGTCGGCGCAGTTGATCGTCAGAGGGGAGAACGTCATCTCCCAGGAGTCGTCGCTCGATATGCTGCGGTTGCAGCAACGGTTCCGCGACAACACGACGATCAACCGGACGCTCGTCGAGGACCAGCCGACGGTCGGCGTGGCGAACCTCGTCGCGACGTCGGCGATCGTCGGCGAGCAGCAGGCGGACCTGCAGGCGACCGCCGCCGAGTTCGAACGGCTGAACGCGACCGTCCGCGAGGAGGGCGCCGCGCTGGAGCAGCGTCGCGCCGAACTGAACGCGACACAGCGTGACCTCCGTGCGTCCCTCGATACGCTCCGGGAGAACCGGTCGGCCTCGCCGCGTGCGGAGTTCGAGTCCGTCCGCGCGAACTCCTCGGTCGAGCTCGACGAGGAGCAGTACGCGACGTTCAACGAGTCGGCCCGGCAGGTTCGGGCCGCGGAGAACGAGTCGCAACTGGAGGAGGCCTACCAGCTCGGCACCCAGGGAGTGCTCGCCGACGAGTACGAGGCGCTCCAGCAGCGCAGCGAGGAGCTCCAGGCACAGCAGGAACGGCTCCAGGAACTCGGCAGCCAGCTGGAGTCCCAGCAGGCGGCCATGGAGAACGCCACGTCGCCGACCCTCGAGGAGCAGATCGAGGCCATCGAATCGATGAACGCCACGGAGTACGAGGACGCCCGCGACGACGTCCTGAGCGAGGACGCCGGCCAGATGAGCGGGCTGGCGTTCATGCCGACACACTACGAGGCTGGGTCGCCGAGCGCGAACGCGACCATGCTGGTGGTCACCCACCAGTCGGAGGACGGCGGCGGCGGTCAGGGGGGGATGGCCTCCGACGAGATCGTCGACGCCCAGCTGGCCATGCAGTCCATCGCCAACGACGCGGCCGACGCCGGCGGGTCGGACGTCATCGTCTTCGGCGGTGGCATCATGGGCGAGGAGATCAACAACTCGATGGGCGACAGCCTCGCCATCGTCGGGCCGCTCGCGCTGCTGTTCGTCGTCGTCGCGCTGCTGGTCGCCTACCGCGACGTCCTCGACATCCTGCTCGGCCTGTTCGGCATCGCCGCCGTCCTCGTCTGGACGTTCGGCTTCATGGGCTGGGCCGGGATCGACTTCAACCAGATGTTCATCGCGGTGCCGGTGCTGCTGATCGGGCTGTCCATCGACTACGCCATCCACATCTTCATGCGCCACCGCGAGCAGCGCCAGGAGAGCGGCGCCTACGGGGGCGACAGCTCCCGCGGGTCGATGCGGGTGGCGCTGGTCGGCGTCGGCGTCGCCCTCGTGTGGGTGACCGCGACGACGGCCATCGGCTTCCTCTCGAACCTCACGAGTCCCGTCCCGCCGATCCAGGACTTCGGGATCGTCAGCGCCGTCGGGATCCTCGTCGCCTTGCTCGTGTTCGGCACGCTGGTCCCCGCGCTGAAGATCGAACTCGACGAGTTCTTCGAGAACCGCGGCTTCGACCGGAAGAAGCGGGCCTTCGGGACCGGCGGCGGCCGGTTCAGCCAGCTGATCTCCGTCGGGGGCACCGCGGCGCGACGCGCCCCGCTCGTCGTCCTCCTGCTGGCCGTCCTCGTGAGTCTCGGCGGCGCCTACGGCGCCACACAGGTCGACACCAGCTTCGAACAGGAGGACTTCATCGCCGAGGATCCGCCGGGCTGGACCGACAACCTCCCGGAGCCGTTCCGGCCGGGCGACTACACGATGAAGGAGAACCTCGAGTTCGTCAACCAGAACTTCGTCCGCGAGGACTCGCAGGCGCAGATCCTCGTGGAGGGCAACGTGACCGATCCGGCGACGTTACAGCGGCTCGCCGACGCCGAGGACGCGGCCGCCGACAGCGACGTCGTGGTCACGATCTCGGGCGACGAGGCCGACGTCGAGAGTCCGATCCGGACGATGCGGGACGTCGCCGACCGCAACGAGTCGTTCAACGCGACGCTCGCCGCGGCCGACACCGACGGCGACGGCGTCCCCGACCGGAACGTCGAGGCCGTCTACGACGAACTGTACGACGTCGCGCCCGACGAGGCGGCGAACGTCGTCCACCGGACCGACGACGGCGAGTACCGGGCCGTCCGGATGGTCGTCTCGACGAAGGGGAGCGCGGACTCCGGCGACGTCACCAGCGAGATGCGGTCGATCGCCGCGGGGATCGACGGCAACGGGGTCGAGGCCACCGCGACCGGCCAGACCATCCTGTTCGACATCGTCCAGAAGCAGCTCCTGGACACCGTCATCGAGAGCCTGCTGATCACGCTCGTGGCCATCTTCGCGTTCCTGATGCTGGCCTACCGGATCACGGAGGGCAGCGCGACCCTCGGGGTCGTCACGCTGCTCCCCGTCGTGTTCAGCGTCTCGTGGATCCTCGGGACGATGTACCTGCTCGGCATCCCGTTCAACATCATGACGGGGATGATCACGAGCCTCACCGTCGGGCTCGGGGTCGCCTACAGCATCCACATCAGCGAGCGGTACAACATCGAACTGCGGCGCACCGGGTCGGTCTGGGAGGCGATGTCCCGGACGCTCACCGGGACGGGCGGCGCGCTGCTCGGTAGCGCGGCGACGACCGTCGGCGGCTTCGGCGTGCTCGTCTTCGCCATCCTGCCCCCGCTGCAGCAGTTCGGCCTCATCACCGGGATGACGATCATCTACGCGTTCCTCGCGAGCGTGCTCGTCCTCCCGAGCATGCTCGTGCTGTGGACGAAGTACCTCGGGCCGGACGCGTCCTTCGACGCGCCGACGCCCGGAACGGCCCCGCAGGCGGCCAGCGACGGCGGCCGCGAGAGCCGCGACGGCGAGCGATAG
- a CDS encoding AAA family ATPase yields MRFETAEIDRYGPLSGCRPPCDDGITVVAGPNESGKTLYLEGVLQLLEPSVVDHMTPGPRVDGAPAGRVVLDDGGQRHTLGDGVGLSDVSRIEPRHLYNLFVVRDSDLVLPDGPDYYTTLVEHLGDIHTTEIEAIREELVDEGRLTATRLNLANREYDTKDARDRAESLAADVESYLETAADRGVDEAVRERLRLRKELATVESDLETQRIAGEVADLEDAQQRFDEYVAATEAVQELSGFDRGTLDQLRDRKQDLAHARERIESLETDLERQRAEADRCRERLAEARDCHAELRQRESDVERVGEALAAYRDRASRDGAGVEERLAQRRYATAAGVVGGGLAAGGGAVAGSGAALAVAVVCFLVAVGAWLSHRRLADRAEDAASQERELLEEARDAGFAVDEPADVAPLVREFEDDLERAAGRVTELEAEHKQLEKQVEKLRDDLEAAESGAADLEGQLEAVLADRDVDAVEEYADRVEAKEDHERERSDAELVLEREVGDPETDSPEAKIEFWESALEEWRAEVGDADVDAARYDEDELERLEARQSDLAERLAALEADLEEYNERLDDFERRASELSTPPFVEVDPALQARTNEGLRDLAADLRAVVEAVEWNADASRKAVGIFDDIREDEERKVATLFDPDGPASEIFAHLTDGRYETVDYDPDAETLAVTTGDGATLAPRQLSRGTRDQLYFAARLSLARQLLGGESGFLLLDDPFLAADRTRLRSGFETLQGLTEDGWQIVYLTAKPEVHETMAAEFDCAVHELDLLEP; encoded by the coding sequence ATGCGCTTCGAGACCGCCGAGATCGACCGGTACGGCCCGCTGTCGGGGTGTCGGCCGCCGTGCGACGACGGCATCACCGTGGTCGCCGGCCCGAACGAGTCCGGCAAGACCCTCTACCTCGAGGGCGTCCTGCAGCTGCTCGAGCCGTCCGTGGTCGACCACATGACACCGGGCCCGCGCGTCGACGGGGCGCCGGCCGGCCGCGTCGTCCTCGACGACGGCGGCCAGCGGCACACCCTCGGCGACGGGGTCGGGCTGAGCGACGTCTCCCGCATCGAGCCGCGGCACCTCTACAACCTCTTCGTCGTCCGCGACAGCGACCTCGTCCTCCCCGACGGGCCCGACTACTACACCACGCTCGTCGAGCACCTCGGCGACATCCACACCACCGAGATCGAGGCGATCCGCGAGGAACTGGTCGACGAGGGCCGGCTCACGGCCACGCGACTCAACCTCGCGAACCGGGAGTACGACACGAAGGACGCCCGGGACCGGGCTGAGTCGCTCGCGGCGGACGTCGAGTCGTATCTCGAAACGGCCGCGGATCGGGGCGTCGACGAGGCCGTCCGGGAGCGTCTCCGCCTCCGGAAGGAACTGGCGACCGTCGAGTCCGACCTGGAGACCCAGCGGATCGCCGGCGAGGTGGCGGACCTCGAGGACGCCCAGCAGCGGTTCGACGAGTACGTCGCCGCCACCGAGGCGGTGCAGGAACTGTCGGGGTTCGACCGCGGGACCCTCGACCAATTGCGCGACAGGAAGCAGGACCTCGCCCACGCGCGCGAGCGAATCGAGAGCCTCGAGACGGACCTCGAGCGGCAGCGCGCGGAGGCCGACCGCTGCCGGGAGCGCCTCGCCGAGGCCCGCGACTGCCACGCCGAACTCCGGCAGCGAGAGTCCGACGTCGAGCGGGTCGGCGAGGCGCTGGCGGCCTACCGGGACCGGGCGTCCCGCGACGGCGCGGGGGTCGAGGAACGGCTCGCCCAGCGGCGCTACGCGACCGCCGCCGGCGTCGTCGGCGGCGGGCTGGCGGCCGGCGGCGGCGCCGTCGCCGGCTCCGGAGCTGCGCTCGCGGTGGCGGTGGTCTGCTTCCTGGTCGCCGTCGGCGCATGGCTCTCCCACCGCCGGCTCGCGGACCGGGCCGAGGACGCGGCATCCCAGGAGCGAGAGCTCCTGGAGGAGGCCCGCGACGCCGGCTTCGCGGTCGACGAGCCGGCGGACGTCGCGCCGCTGGTCCGGGAGTTCGAGGACGACCTGGAGCGGGCCGCGGGCCGCGTCACCGAACTGGAGGCGGAGCACAAGCAACTCGAGAAGCAGGTCGAGAAGCTCCGGGACGACCTCGAAGCGGCCGAATCCGGGGCGGCGGACCTCGAAGGTCAGCTCGAGGCGGTGCTGGCCGACCGCGACGTCGACGCCGTCGAGGAGTACGCGGACCGAGTCGAGGCGAAGGAGGACCACGAGCGCGAGCGCTCGGACGCCGAACTCGTCCTCGAGCGCGAGGTCGGCGATCCCGAGACCGACTCGCCCGAGGCGAAGATCGAGTTCTGGGAGTCGGCCCTCGAGGAGTGGCGAGCCGAGGTCGGCGACGCCGACGTCGACGCCGCGCGGTACGACGAGGACGAACTGGAGCGACTCGAGGCCCGGCAGTCCGACCTGGCGGAGCGGCTCGCGGCCCTCGAGGCCGACCTGGAGGAGTACAACGAGCGGCTCGACGACTTCGAGCGCCGCGCGAGCGAGCTCTCGACGCCGCCGTTCGTGGAGGTCGACCCCGCGTTACAGGCGCGCACGAACGAGGGGCTCCGCGACCTCGCCGCCGACCTCCGGGCCGTCGTCGAGGCCGTCGAGTGGAACGCCGACGCCTCGCGGAAGGCCGTCGGCATCTTCGACGACATCAGGGAAGACGAGGAGCGGAAGGTCGCCACGCTGTTCGACCCCGACGGGCCGGCCTCCGAGATCTTCGCCCACCTCACCGACGGCCGCTACGAGACCGTCGACTACGACCCAGACGCCGAGACGCTCGCGGTGACCACGGGCGACGGCGCGACGCTCGCGCCGCGGCAGCTCAGCCGCGGGACCAGGGACCAGCTGTACTTCGCCGCCCGGCTCTCCCTGGCCCGGCAGCTGCTCGGCGGCGAGTCGGGATTCCTCCTGCTCGACGACCCGTTCCTGGCGGCCGACCGGACGCGGCTCCGCAGCGGGTTCGAGACGCTGCAGGGGCTGACCGAGGACGGCTGGCAGATCGTCTACCTCACGGCCAAGCCGGAGGTCCACGAGACGATGGCCGCGGAGTTCGACTGCGCGGTCCACGAACTCGACCTGCTGGAGCCCTGA
- a CDS encoding metallophosphoesterase family protein: MTTLVHTADVHLRPDAQERLDALEAVLEAAADLGADVLTIGGDLFDRPADVETLRGDLRNRCFTDLPFEVVLVPGNHDVDAFRGDLFFGDACTVVADEDHFGTWVAPDGDLRVVCIPYCETAGDELLLALADREPFDGTDVLLFHGSLDAPIGADAGEEDTYRYFPVTEALLVELGFDHYLAGHYHGPHLLQFEGGAEFAYPGTPASTRSSETGRRRVVRLETGEGLAFEPLESFHYLEKRVTVTPGREDAVLEELREWVETAVTPTAHPSIVVDGVVDRAETEFAEELVGIADPDWITNETVSVEHVTAHPVIQEFEARLGETDWDDETKEAVWTRTLRAAGRVGSSRGLE, translated from the coding sequence ATGACGACGCTCGTCCACACGGCGGACGTCCACCTCCGTCCCGACGCCCAGGAGCGGCTCGACGCCCTCGAGGCGGTCCTGGAGGCGGCGGCGGACCTCGGGGCCGACGTCCTCACGATCGGCGGCGACCTCTTCGACCGCCCGGCGGACGTCGAGACGCTCCGCGGCGACCTCCGGAACCGCTGCTTCACCGACCTGCCGTTCGAGGTGGTGCTCGTCCCGGGGAACCACGACGTCGACGCCTTCCGCGGCGACCTCTTCTTCGGGGACGCCTGCACGGTCGTCGCCGACGAGGACCACTTCGGGACGTGGGTCGCCCCGGACGGCGACCTCCGGGTCGTCTGCATCCCGTACTGCGAGACGGCCGGCGACGAACTGCTCCTCGCGCTGGCGGACCGCGAGCCCTTCGACGGGACCGACGTCCTCCTGTTCCACGGCAGCCTCGACGCGCCCATCGGCGCCGACGCGGGCGAGGAGGACACCTACCGCTACTTCCCGGTGACCGAGGCGCTGCTGGTGGAACTCGGCTTCGACCACTACCTCGCCGGCCACTACCACGGGCCCCACCTCCTGCAGTTCGAGGGTGGCGCCGAGTTCGCCTACCCCGGGACGCCGGCGTCGACCCGCAGCTCCGAGACCGGCCGCCGCCGGGTCGTCCGGCTCGAGACCGGCGAGGGGCTGGCCTTCGAGCCGCTGGAGAGCTTCCACTACCTCGAGAAGCGCGTCACCGTCACGCCGGGGCGGGAGGACGCGGTCCTCGAGGAGCTCCGCGAGTGGGTCGAGACGGCGGTCACGCCGACGGCCCACCCGTCCATCGTCGTCGACGGCGTCGTCGACCGCGCCGAGACCGAGTTCGCCGAGGAACTCGTCGGAATCGCCGACCCCGACTGGATCACGAACGAGACGGTGAGCGTCGAGCACGTCACCGCCCACCCCGTGATCCAGGAGTTCGAGGCGCGACTCGGAGAGACGGACTGGGACGACGAGACGAAGGAGGCGGTGTGGACGCGGACGCTGCGGGCCGCCGGCCGCGTGGGGTCCTCGCGGGGGCTGGAGTGA
- a CDS encoding TetR/AcrR family transcriptional regulator, which translates to MTQPSSFLEDPEDTSEEIMRATYVALCEHGYSDLTIQRIGEEFPKSESLLYHHYDSKDDILLNFLEFMLGQMEERLPLQDAGGADDHVERIVELTFEPGGFAGDGFARALVELRAQAAHDEAYREHFGRSDHFVRKYIEHTIRSGIEQGVFREVDPGETAALFQVAFLGAVTQGVTSDDGVLEDARVEFERYVRECLRSED; encoded by the coding sequence ATGACGCAACCATCATCGTTCCTCGAGGACCCCGAGGACACCTCCGAGGAGATCATGCGGGCGACGTACGTCGCGCTCTGCGAGCACGGCTACAGCGACCTCACCATCCAGCGCATCGGCGAGGAGTTCCCGAAGAGCGAGTCGCTGCTGTACCACCACTACGACAGCAAGGACGACATCCTCCTGAACTTCCTCGAGTTCATGCTCGGACAGATGGAGGAGCGCCTGCCGCTGCAGGACGCCGGGGGGGCCGACGACCACGTCGAGCGGATCGTCGAACTGACGTTCGAGCCGGGCGGCTTCGCCGGCGACGGGTTCGCGCGGGCGCTCGTCGAACTCCGGGCGCAGGCGGCCCACGACGAGGCCTACCGCGAGCACTTCGGGCGGAGCGACCACTTCGTCCGGAAGTACATCGAGCACACGATCCGCTCCGGCATCGAACAGGGCGTCTTCCGGGAGGTCGACCCCGGCGAGACCGCCGCGCTGTTCCAGGTCGCGTTCCTCGGCGCCGTGACCCAGGGCGTCACCAGCGACGACGGCGTCCTCGAGGACGCCCGCGTCGAGTTCGAGCGGTACGTCCGGGAGTGCCTCCGCAGCGAGGACTGA
- a CDS encoding ABC transporter permease, with protein sequence MNLVDPLSIYALWLRDVKRFLRSPSRIVGSVAMPLLFLLFLGYGFSGAAVPGLPEGVDYLQYLVPGMVGFTMLFGASFAGLSILSDQDVGFLKEILVAPVSRTSIVLGRIAGGSTTALVQALLILVLSIPLGFRPASLLSLPLALVFLVLIAVTFVGFGVALASQFSDSEGFGLVVQFVVFPLFFLSGAIYPVSSLPDPVRFLAYGNPLTYGVDGLRAVLVGTSAYPLALDLGALVVSSVITVAAGAYLFERVEAV encoded by the coding sequence ATGAACCTCGTCGACCCGCTGAGCATCTACGCCCTCTGGCTGCGCGACGTCAAGCGCTTCCTCCGGTCGCCCTCCCGGATCGTCGGGTCGGTCGCGATGCCGCTGCTGTTCCTGCTCTTCCTGGGTTACGGGTTCAGCGGCGCGGCCGTCCCCGGACTCCCGGAGGGGGTCGACTACCTGCAGTATCTCGTCCCCGGGATGGTCGGGTTCACGATGCTGTTCGGGGCCTCCTTCGCCGGGCTGTCGATCCTCTCCGACCAGGACGTCGGCTTCCTGAAGGAGATCCTCGTCGCGCCGGTCAGCCGGACGTCGATCGTGCTCGGCCGGATCGCCGGCGGGTCGACGACGGCGCTCGTCCAGGCGCTCCTGATCCTCGTCCTCTCGATCCCCCTGGGCTTCCGGCCGGCGAGCCTGCTGTCGCTGCCGCTGGCGCTCGTCTTCCTCGTGTTGATCGCGGTCACGTTCGTCGGGTTTGGGGTCGCGCTCGCCTCGCAGTTCAGCGACAGCGAGGGGTTCGGGCTCGTCGTCCAGTTCGTCGTCTTCCCGCTGTTCTTCCTCTCGGGGGCGATCTACCCGGTCTCGAGCCTGCCGGACCCGGTCCGGTTCCTGGCGTACGGCAACCCGCTGACCTACGGCGTCGACGGCCTGCGCGCGGTGCTGGTGGGGACCTCGGCCTACCCGCTCGCGCTCGACCTGGGGGCGCTCGTCGTCTCCTCGGTTATCACGGTCGCCGCCGGGGCGTACCTCTTCGAGCGGGTCGAGGCGGTCTGA
- a CDS encoding cation:proton antiporter gives MVEAYPVALVVVGIAILGAVFLPRVLSDEPLSLPIIYVISGFLLFTFSPGVSPPDMVEQSVAVEHLTELVVIIALMGAGLKIDRPFSWRDWSWTWRLLGITMPLTIVAAAFLGWYVLGLHVATAVLLGAVVAPTDPVLASDVDAGPPLLESEEAREEYEHEERIVRFTLSSEAGLNDGLAFPFTYLAISLAAAGSIASFGWAGDWLLVDVVYKIGVGVGMGYVLGKLLARIVFRLPAESLLAQTMAGAEALAGTLIIYGLTEVVQGYGFIAVFVGALVLRQFEFEHEYHQSLYDFAVMVERLLMAAVLVLFGGALAGGLLAPLRPIDVAVALTLVVVVRPLAGILGLLGTGIDWPGRAVISAYGIRGIGSFYYLAYALNEATFAELELLVAADRLWAFVGFLVLTSIFLHGLTANRVMTALDAWQQAKREQPDPSFVAIIAKQLLR, from the coding sequence GTGGTCGAAGCCTACCCCGTCGCCCTGGTGGTCGTCGGCATCGCCATCCTCGGTGCGGTGTTCCTGCCGCGGGTCCTCTCCGACGAGCCGCTCTCGCTGCCGATCATCTACGTCATCTCGGGGTTCCTGCTGTTCACGTTCTCTCCTGGCGTCAGCCCGCCGGACATGGTCGAGCAGTCCGTCGCCGTCGAGCACCTCACGGAGCTCGTCGTCATCATCGCGCTGATGGGCGCCGGCCTGAAGATCGACCGCCCGTTCTCCTGGCGGGACTGGTCGTGGACCTGGCGGCTGCTCGGCATCACCATGCCGCTGACCATCGTCGCGGCGGCGTTCCTCGGCTGGTACGTCCTGGGGCTCCACGTCGCGACGGCCGTCCTGCTCGGCGCCGTCGTCGCGCCGACCGACCCGGTGCTGGCCTCCGACGTCGACGCCGGACCGCCGCTGCTCGAGAGCGAGGAGGCCCGCGAGGAGTACGAACACGAGGAGCGCATCGTCCGGTTCACGCTGAGCTCCGAGGCGGGTCTCAACGACGGGCTCGCCTTCCCGTTCACGTACCTCGCCATCTCGCTGGCCGCCGCCGGCAGCATCGCCTCCTTCGGCTGGGCCGGCGACTGGCTGCTCGTCGACGTCGTCTACAAGATCGGCGTCGGCGTCGGGATGGGCTACGTCCTCGGGAAGCTGCTGGCCCGTATCGTCTTCCGGTTGCCCGCCGAGTCGCTGCTGGCCCAGACGATGGCCGGCGCCGAGGCGCTCGCGGGCACCCTCATCATCTACGGGCTCACCGAGGTCGTCCAGGGGTACGGCTTCATCGCGGTGTTCGTCGGCGCGCTCGTCCTCCGGCAGTTCGAGTTCGAACACGAGTACCACCAGTCGCTGTACGACTTCGCGGTGATGGTCGAGCGGCTGCTGATGGCCGCCGTCCTCGTGCTGTTCGGCGGCGCACTCGCCGGCGGGCTGCTGGCGCCGCTGCGCCCCATCGACGTCGCCGTGGCGCTCACGCTCGTCGTCGTCGTCCGGCCGCTGGCCGGCATCCTCGGGCTGCTCGGCACCGGCATCGACTGGCCGGGCCGGGCCGTCATCTCCGCCTACGGCATCCGCGGCATCGGGTCGTTCTACTACCTCGCGTACGCGCTCAACGAGGCCACCTTCGCCGAGCTGGAGCTGCTCGTCGCCGCCGACCGGCTCTGGGCCTTCGTCGGCTTCCTCGTGCTCACCTCCATCTTCCTGCACGGGCTCACCGCCAACCGGGTGATGACGGCCCTCGACGCCTGGCAGCAGGCCAAGCGAGAACAGCCCGACCCGTCGTTCGTCGCCATCATCGCCAAGCAGTTGCTGCGATAG